The stretch of DNA GGCGTGCAGCTTGCCGCCGTACTCCACTCCGTGCCGACATCGGCCGTGTTGGTGATGTTCGCGGTATTGAACACCGCTGCCGCGATGCGCTTCTCCTGGGCGCGAAGCAGAATGTCCACCGCCCTCATGTTCGCCACCGTCTCCGCGTCGAAATACCGCCGGTAGAGGGCCGCTTCCACGTCGTCCACGGCCTCCTCCCAACCGTACTCTTCGCAGGAGTAGGTTCCCGTCTCGAATTCCCAATCGGACCGGGGATATGCGGCCCTGGGCGCTCGTTTGAGTTCCTGGAGCTTCAGCAGGGCCTCCAGGGGGATCTTCGGATAGTCCGCCGACTGCTGCGGGACCTCGAAGATCGGAAGGATGCTCAATCCGATGAAGCCCCTGCGATCGGCATCGAGCATATACTCATACGCCAGCGTGGAAAGATCCGGACGCTGTAAGGTTGTTGCTGATGTAGGTCTTGGCATTTTATGTTACCTCCTTGTCGTTATGCCTTCATCGTTAGGTCGTCAGGGCCGAGCGGGTCCCCTCAAGCCAGAGTCCAGCCAGGTAGAAATCGGTGGTGTCCATCTGGCCGTCCGTCGGGTTAAGTACCAGGGTAAGCGCACTCGGGGATGCCGGAAGGTTGGCTGCCGTAATCGTGAGGGTTTTTTCCTGGAGAACCGCCGTTGCCGCAAACTCAGCAGAAGTCCCGCCGCAATCCGTATCCCCACCAACCGCCGTTCCCGCCACGTCGAAGAACGCCTCGACGGTGAACGTCGGGGTGATTGCCGGGGAAGCAGCCGCGGGCTGACCGAGCAGATGGAGCACAATGTCCTTGGCGTCATTGAGATCCTGGGGCAGCGTGAAATGCGCTACGATCTTGCTCGGAGTGCCGTCTGCCTCCCACTTGATGACCTGGTTCTTGTTGCTGATCTGTGCGAATCCGACGCCGGCCGGGGAATCGACCGCCTTGGTCAGAGCGGTTCCATCCTCCGCGGTGATCCAGTCGGGGTTGATATGATACTGCGTGGTCTTCAGCGCCTTCTCGATCTCGTCAAGGACTGCCTCGACCGTGGCCCCGGTCATGTTTGAATTGGAATCGGCCACGGATACGGTTGCCGCCGTGGTTGACTTAATGCCCCACACAGCGACTTCGATAACGTCGCCGTCGGTAACACCGGCAACGATAGATACGCCCTGCGCCGAACCGGACGAAGCATCCGACACTTTCCCGTCCGCCGCCCCATATAGAACGGTTCCGCGAGCGATCGCCGAGTTGATGTCGCAGGTAATCTCGAATGTCCCCGGCGCGTTATTGAGCTTCACCGCGACCTGAGCGCCGCTTGCCGCATCGTACTCGGTCACGCCGATGTAGTCTTCACCAGCATCGGCATAAACAACCTCCGGGGGGTCAGTTGACGTTCCTGGGGAAGCGGTATCGATCTTCACCCGACGATGGGCATACAGGGCCTCGCCTGCAATGAATGTCTTGACGTAATTGACAGATGACATTTTCTTTCCTCCTTATTCCGCCCGCTTGTTGATGCGGGCAATGTAGTCTGCATGAAGCTCCGGCTTGTCCTGGGCGACCTTTGCCATCGCCTTTCCCTTCGACAGACCTTCCGCCACCAGGCGATCAACCGCCGCCTCGAACGTCTCCGCTTCGGCATTCGGATCGGGTTCCGTCACCGGAGGGACAGGCGGGACCGCGGATGACGCCATCTTTCTCGCCATCTCCTCCAGCTTGCCCTTCTCCGCCGCCAGGATCCGGACCGCGGCATCCGCCCCGGTTGTTTTGCCGTCGGAAACCATTTCCTCCACCAGCGCCTCATGACCCGGAAGGGCCTGCGCCCTAACGTCCTTGATGCGCTGCCTTTCCTTTTCCGCACCTGCCTTCTCACCGTCGGCAAATCCGGCCGTCTTGCCCTGCTCAATGCCGTCCGTGACGCCGAGCGCACGCCCATCGTCGATGACGGACTGGAACAGGTCCGGGTGTTTGGCCCGTAATTCTTCTTTAGTCATTGACCATTCCTCCTTCAGATTATTCACAAGCTCTGACAGACCGGCCACCCCGTCCGCCAAGCCTGCGGCTATGGCCTGCTGGCCAACAAATATCCGACCGTCCGCCGACTCCAGGACCTCCTCAACCGAGCGGCCCCGCATCGCGGCGACGGACTGAACGAAAACGGAATAGATCGCGTCCACCTGATCCTGGATGTAGGCGCGACCCTCTTCCGACAATGGCTTATGGGATGATGCGATGCGCTTGTAGCGGCCAGCCGTGATCTCCGTCCACCGCTCGCCCATCATCTCGTCCGCCTTCGAGATGTCCACATGGGTAGCCACCACGCCGATCGAGCCGACCGTGGTGGTATCCCCGGCGATGTAAATCTTATCCGCAGCGGCCCCGACCCAATAGGCCCCGGACGCCATCATGCCGTCCGCCCAGGAGACGATGGGCTTTGTCCCCCTCGCCGCCAGGATCTTCCCCGACAGCTCTTCCGTGCCGTCCACCGTGCCGCCGGGGGAATCGATCGCCAGGATCACCGCATGGACCTGGGGATCTTCGATCGCCCGGTCGAACGCCTCCCCGACCTCCCGCATGGCCGTTCCGCCGAACAGGTAAGAGAAGAACGTCATGCCTTTGGTCAGAACGTCGCGGATGTCGATGATCGCAACGCC from Dehalococcoidia bacterium encodes:
- a CDS encoding capsid cement protein is translated as MSSVNYVKTFIAGEALYAHRRVKIDTASPGTSTDPPEVVYADAGEDYIGVTEYDAASGAQVAVKLNNAPGTFEITCDINSAIARGTVLYGAADGKVSDASSGSAQGVSIVAGVTDGDVIEVAVWGIKSTTAATVSVADSNSNMTGATVEAVLDEIEKALKTTQYHINPDWITAEDGTALTKAVDSPAGVGFAQISNKNQVIKWEADGTPSKIVAHFTLPQDLNDAKDIVLHLLGQPAAASPAITPTFTVEAFFDVAGTAVGGDTDCGGTSAEFAATAVLQEKTLTITAANLPASPSALTLVLNPTDGQMDTTDFYLAGLWLEGTRSALTT
- the sppA gene encoding signal peptide peptidase SppA, translating into MRLLEIMNSPWSIAPEKLQEIRAVYETHMKGEKIDLKPIKSAMQSGMAELDAERGYRVESGVAIIDIRDVLTKGMTFFSYLFGGTAMREVGEAFDRAIEDPQVHAVILAIDSPGGTVDGTEELSGKILAARGTKPIVSWADGMMASGAYWVGAAADKIYIAGDTTTVGSIGVVATHVDISKADEMMGERWTEITAGRYKRIASSHKPLSEEGRAYIQDQVDAIYSVFVQSVAAMRGRSVEEVLESADGRIFVGQQAIAAGLADGVAGLSELVNNLKEEWSMTKEELRAKHPDLFQSVIDDGRALGVTDGIEQGKTAGFADGEKAGAEKERQRIKDVRAQALPGHEALVEEMVSDGKTTGADAAVRILAAEKGKLEEMARKMASSAVPPVPPVTEPDPNAEAETFEAAVDRLVAEGLSKGKAMAKVAQDKPELHADYIARINKRAE